The following coding sequences lie in one Streptomyces venezuelae genomic window:
- a CDS encoding TauD/TfdA family dioxygenase: MSKSSDWTPHVVTPETAGVPADHEGLLAAISDTARTADLLLAKKALVYRGFGTSKEQVDSALDLLLPNRLAYVHGNSPRTKVGSNVYTSTEYPSEFTISMHNELSYARKWPSRLAFYCERQPATGGATPIVDGTVWLGSLDEEVRAAFSKGIRYTQNLQSGAGFGKSWQDTFETSDKDEVEAHLADADVSWEWKADGGLRVTQVRPATVRHPVTGDEVWFNQFDQWHLAGLDADTAMMLSELMPEDELPQSVTFADGSPIPDAYVAHVRDNGLDAAVDVDWYDGDLLLIDNVAVAHGRRPYTGPRRVLVAMSG, translated from the coding sequence GTGAGCAAGTCGAGCGACTGGACGCCCCACGTGGTGACGCCGGAGACGGCGGGGGTGCCCGCGGACCACGAAGGTCTGCTGGCGGCGATCAGCGACACCGCGCGGACGGCCGACCTGCTCCTCGCGAAGAAGGCCCTGGTCTACCGCGGCTTCGGCACGTCCAAGGAGCAGGTCGACTCGGCGCTCGACCTGCTCCTGCCCAACCGCCTCGCCTACGTGCACGGCAACTCGCCCCGCACGAAGGTCGGCAGCAACGTCTACACCTCGACCGAGTACCCGTCCGAGTTCACCATCTCCATGCACAACGAGCTGTCCTACGCCCGCAAGTGGCCGTCCCGGCTCGCCTTCTACTGCGAGCGGCAGCCGGCGACCGGCGGCGCGACGCCCATCGTCGACGGCACCGTGTGGCTCGGCTCCCTCGACGAGGAGGTCAGGGCGGCCTTCAGCAAGGGCATCCGCTACACGCAGAACCTGCAGAGCGGGGCGGGCTTCGGCAAGAGCTGGCAGGACACGTTCGAGACGTCCGACAAGGACGAGGTGGAGGCGCACCTCGCCGACGCCGACGTGTCCTGGGAGTGGAAGGCGGACGGCGGTCTCCGCGTCACACAGGTGCGCCCGGCCACCGTGCGGCATCCGGTGACGGGCGACGAGGTCTGGTTCAACCAGTTCGACCAGTGGCACCTCGCCGGTCTCGACGCCGACACCGCGATGATGCTCTCCGAGCTGATGCCGGAGGACGAGCTGCCGCAGTCGGTGACGTTCGCCGACGGCAGCCCCATCCCCGACGCGTACGTGGCGCACGTGCGGGACAACGGTCTCGACGCCGCCGTGGACGTCGACTGGTACGACGGCGACCTGCTGCTGATCGACAACGTGGCCGTCGCGCACGGCCGCCGCCCGTACACCGGACCGCGCCGCGTCCTGGTGGCCATGTCCGGGTGA
- a CDS encoding non-ribosomal peptide synthetase — MSHELEDVWPLSPLQEGLVYHALADREGPDAYVVQLILDFEGALDAGAMRAAGQALLDRHANLRAAFWVDDLDEPVQVVARDVELPWEEIDLTHLSPARTEAELRAFADAERARRFELDRPPLLRMALLRHSGGDNSPQEGGSRLVVTQHHVLVDGWSSSLMVRELLALYDSKGDDSALPPVTPYRDYLVWLSEQDREGAREAWTRALAGAEPTHLATPVTTGPADDAAPVFPESFVAHLPQDTTAALQARARGLGVTLSTLVQSVWGVLLGRMSGQDDVVFGAVVSGRSPEIPGVESMIGLFINTVPVRVRLHSLDTWADLAVRVQDEQAALLPHQHLSLTDIQRTAGIGDAFDTVMAVENFPANRKGSAAPDTSAGDHASRLTATATQGRDATHYPLSLAVSPGDVLKLRLDFRADRFDRPTVAAIADRFMRLLGSVAEDAGQRVGDVQLLSNDERGRVLDGWGSGPVVEVPEETASAMFAARVAQAPDAPAIVTADGSIAYSYAELDARADRLARLLVDRGVGPEQVVALALPRSPELVVAVLAVWKAGAAYLPIDTGYPVDRIRFMVEDARPSLVLTDATTTALWTQDTAVVRLDDRAVQTELAAGIPADLSAPGPTHPAYVIYTSGSTGTPKGVVVTHEGLVNLVASSTPHLGLGPGSRVLQFASPSFDAATWDWSLALLTGAALVVADAHELAPGDALARVVNTAGVTYCMVPPSALSVLDLTQVPETLTVVVGGEACPPDIAERWSTGRRMINAYGPTEATVCATLSDPLSGAGVPPIGRPVGNVRTYVLDKGLSPVPPGVPGELYVAGAGVARGYLNRPGLTAERFVADPYGPSGSRMYRTGDLARWNQDGTLHFLGRADDQVKLRGFRIELGEVEAALAAAPGVRAAAAVIREDRPGDRRLVGYVVAGQTLDVDQVKQAVAARLPDHMVPAAVVTVGELPLMPNGKLDRKALPAPDYSGTTTPTRAPRDAREEILAGLFTEVLGLDRIGVDDNFFDLGGHSLLAMRLTGRVRAVMGVDLVVRDLFAAPTVAALARTVAATTNPADRPALVPAARPDRMPLSFAQRRLWFLYRLEGPSATYNVPVVLRLSGALDAKALLAALGDVVGRHEALRTVFPDVDGQPYQDIRPATDARPEVSVSSVTEAELAEAVDRAVRHPFDLAAELPFRGALFSMEDAADEHVLVLVIHHIAGDGWSMGPLARDLGTAYAARCAGESPVWEPLPVQYADYTLWQHELLGDESDPDSLLARQLDHWKDALAGLPDRIDLPTDLPERAADDRRGEVAELSLPAELHEDLVRVAKGQRSTVFMVLQSALAVLLHRLGAGTDIPIGTPTAGRAQQELDTLIGNFVNTLVLRTDLSGDPTFTELLDRVREADLNAYAHQDVPFESLVEALNPTRTTDHQPLYQVMLTLQNHEAQQLDIPGLSLTASSWNTRAARRDLTLTLRERFGPDGAPLGIDGALQFDAGRFSRERVEAVGRWFVQALASLLDDPEQHVGSVDLLSAAERHEMLRTWNDTAVPAPPGTLVELFRAQVAATPDAVALVGDGTQLTYGELDARANRLARLLTEHGVGPEHIVALALPRSPGTVAALLGVLKAGAAYLPVDTTYPADRIRHMVRDARPTLVLAATSTTGLWSDDTPVVLLDDPALQSRTAALDPSDPGTAPDPSHPAYVIYTSGSTGTPKGVVVPHAAVTDYLRDTSRRYTGAKGVALLHTSLSFDLSITALLTPLVSGGRVVLTELRDGLADDAEVRSLGCDFLKATPSHLALLEGLPDEVSPREELLLGGEALLGEALRTWRQGHPDVTVMNVYGPTEASVNCTEFRIEPGDELPDGPVPIGRPMANTQVYVLDAGLRPVPPGVPGELYVAGAGLARGYLRRPGLTAGRFVADPYGPAGSRMYRTGDLARWNGDGTLVFVGRADDQVKLRGYRIELGEVEAELTRCEHVARAAAVVREEQEGDRRLVGYVVPDAEGNVDPAEVRERLAARLPEYMVPTAVVVLDALPLTAHGKLDRRALPEPDYTAGTGTDTGTGAEGRQERPPRSPHEEILTALFAEVLGIDPERVGVDDSFFDLGGHSLLAARVIGRIRRAMGAQLGIKAFFDSPTVAGLTRQLGGSPEARPPIVPVARPERMPLSFAQRRLWFLYRFEGPSATYNGAAVLRISGAMDAAALRAALGDVVARHEALRTVFPETDGEPYQDVRPVDEARPVLDVASVPETELSGAVDRAVRHAFDLATELPFRAALFTVDDAADEHVLVLVIHHIAGDGWSVGPLSRDLSAAYAARRSGRAPAWTPLPVQYADYTLWQRDLLGAESDPESLLAAQVGHWRDALAGLPERIALPTDRPYPEQAGFEGGVVPVRIDAGLHQALVELARSRQTTVFMVLQAALAVLLHRLGAGTDIPIGTPVAGRGEEELDDLVGFFVNTLVLRTDLSGDPTFTELLDRVRETDLNAYAHQDVPFEGLVEALNPTRSLAHHPLFQVMLGLNGNPRGELTFAGAKATPQEARIRAARMDLTVHLAERQGGGDAPDGITGSVAYRTDLFEQATVTALVERLLRVLRAVADDPEQRVGSVDVLSEGERHRVLEEWNDTVTSVPAATVPELFQAQAAATPDAVALISDGIDNADGTRLTYGELNARANALAQLLTGRGVGPEHIVAVALPRSPELVVALLAVLKAGAAYLPLDTSYPAERLRHMVEDARPTLVLTDTGTTGPWAEGIPAVLLDDPALRSRTAASDPGDPAIAPDPAHPAYVIYTSGSTGTPKGVAVPHSGVVNRLAWMQSEYGLGAGDRVLQKTPAGFDVSVWEFFWPLFQGASMVLAKPGGHNDAAYLAGLVAREGVTTLHFVPSMLDAFLNEPTAGRCVSLHRVFSSGEALHAHTVSRCRAVLPAARLHNLYGPTEATVDVTYHPCAADGDSEVAPPIGRPIANTRVYVLDAALRPVAPGVAGELYLAGAGLARGYLNRPGLTAERFVADPYGSAGTRMYRTGDLVAWNNDGTLRYLGRTDDQVKLRGFRIELGEVAAVLTGCPSVAAAAVVIREDRPGDHRLVGYVVAEDGTPLDRPGIQDRLRRALPEHMVPGALVPLDALPLTPNGKLDRKALPAPDHTSVTATAPSRPPRDSREEALVALFSEVLGLEKPVGVDDNFFDLGGHSLLATRLIGRIRTVLGAEVDLRTVFTRPTPAELAGSLGAPGAPAARPRPKLRPRPRGTT, encoded by the coding sequence TTGTCGCATGAGCTCGAGGACGTCTGGCCGCTGTCGCCGCTACAGGAGGGGCTGGTCTACCACGCCCTCGCCGACCGCGAAGGGCCTGACGCCTATGTCGTGCAGCTGATCCTCGACTTCGAGGGCGCCCTGGACGCCGGAGCCATGCGCGCGGCCGGTCAGGCCCTGCTCGACCGGCACGCCAACCTGCGGGCGGCGTTCTGGGTGGACGACCTCGACGAGCCCGTCCAAGTCGTCGCGCGCGACGTGGAGTTGCCGTGGGAGGAGATCGACCTCACCCACCTTTCGCCCGCGCGGACCGAGGCCGAACTGCGCGCGTTCGCGGACGCCGAGCGGGCCCGCCGGTTCGAGCTCGACCGCCCGCCGCTGCTGCGCATGGCGCTCCTCAGGCACTCCGGCGGCGACAACTCGCCGCAGGAGGGCGGCAGCCGACTGGTCGTCACCCAGCACCATGTGCTCGTCGACGGCTGGTCCTCGTCCCTGATGGTGCGCGAACTGCTCGCCCTGTACGACTCCAAGGGCGACGACAGTGCCCTCCCGCCCGTTACGCCCTACCGCGACTACCTCGTCTGGCTCTCCGAGCAGGACCGCGAGGGTGCGCGTGAGGCGTGGACGCGTGCGCTGGCAGGAGCGGAACCCACTCACCTTGCAACTCCAGTCACCACAGGCCCCGCTGACGACGCGGCACCTGTGTTCCCCGAGAGTTTCGTCGCGCATCTTCCGCAGGACACCACCGCCGCGCTTCAGGCCCGGGCCCGCGGTCTCGGCGTCACGCTGAGCACGCTCGTCCAGTCCGTGTGGGGTGTGCTCCTCGGCCGGATGTCCGGTCAGGACGACGTGGTCTTCGGCGCGGTGGTGTCGGGCCGTTCACCGGAGATCCCCGGCGTCGAGAGCATGATTGGGCTGTTCATCAACACGGTGCCCGTCCGCGTACGGCTGCACTCCCTGGACACGTGGGCCGACCTGGCGGTGCGCGTACAGGACGAGCAGGCCGCGCTGCTTCCGCACCAGCACCTGTCCCTGACCGACATTCAGCGGACGGCCGGCATCGGCGACGCCTTCGACACGGTCATGGCCGTGGAGAACTTCCCCGCGAATCGCAAGGGCTCCGCCGCGCCGGACACCTCCGCCGGTGACCACGCGTCGCGCCTCACGGCCACCGCCACCCAAGGCCGCGACGCCACCCACTACCCGCTGAGCCTCGCCGTCTCACCCGGCGACGTGCTCAAGCTGCGGCTGGACTTCCGTGCCGACCGCTTCGACCGCCCGACGGTCGCCGCCATCGCCGACCGCTTCATGCGGCTGCTGGGGTCCGTTGCCGAGGACGCGGGGCAGCGGGTGGGGGATGTGCAGCTGCTGTCGAACGATGAGCGCGGGCGTGTTCTGGACGGATGGGGTTCCGGGCCGGTCGTGGAGGTACCGGAGGAGACGGCGTCGGCCATGTTCGCGGCGCGGGTCGCCCAAGCCCCGGACGCCCCGGCGATCGTAACGGCGGACGGCAGCATTGCTTACTCGTACGCCGAGCTGGACGCACGGGCGGACCGGCTCGCACGCCTGCTGGTCGACCGGGGCGTCGGACCCGAGCAGGTGGTCGCGCTCGCACTGCCCCGCTCGCCGGAACTCGTCGTCGCCGTCCTCGCCGTGTGGAAGGCCGGAGCCGCCTACCTGCCGATCGACACCGGCTACCCGGTGGACCGGATCCGCTTCATGGTCGAAGACGCCCGCCCGTCACTCGTCCTGACCGATGCGACGACCACCGCACTGTGGACACAGGACACGGCAGTCGTACGCCTCGACGACCGCGCCGTGCAAACCGAGTTGGCCGCAGGCATCCCCGCCGACCTCTCCGCACCTGGGCCAACGCACCCCGCCTATGTCATCTACACCTCCGGCTCGACCGGCACCCCCAAGGGCGTCGTCGTCACGCACGAAGGCCTGGTGAACCTCGTCGCGTCCTCCACGCCCCACCTCGGCCTGGGCCCCGGCAGCCGCGTCCTCCAGTTCGCCTCCCCCAGCTTCGACGCCGCGACCTGGGACTGGAGCCTGGCCCTGCTGACCGGCGCCGCCCTGGTCGTGGCCGATGCCCACGAACTCGCCCCCGGCGACGCTCTCGCGCGCGTCGTGAACACCGCAGGCGTCACGTACTGCATGGTGCCGCCCTCCGCCCTGAGCGTCCTCGACCTGACACAGGTTCCGGAAACCCTGACGGTCGTCGTGGGCGGCGAGGCCTGCCCACCCGACATTGCCGAACGCTGGTCCACCGGCCGACGGATGATCAACGCCTACGGGCCCACCGAAGCCACCGTCTGCGCCACCCTGAGCGACCCACTGTCCGGCGCCGGGGTACCGCCGATCGGACGCCCCGTCGGCAACGTACGCACATACGTCCTGGACAAGGGTCTGTCCCCCGTCCCACCCGGCGTACCCGGTGAGCTGTACGTGGCCGGGGCCGGTGTCGCACGCGGCTACCTGAACCGACCGGGGCTGACCGCGGAACGTTTCGTCGCCGACCCCTACGGGCCCTCCGGGTCACGGATGTACCGCACCGGCGACCTGGCGCGGTGGAACCAGGACGGCACCCTGCACTTCCTGGGGCGCGCCGACGACCAGGTGAAGCTGCGTGGCTTCCGCATCGAACTCGGCGAGGTCGAGGCCGCGTTGGCCGCCGCTCCCGGTGTACGGGCCGCCGCTGCCGTCATCCGCGAGGACCGCCCCGGCGACCGCCGCCTCGTCGGCTACGTCGTCGCCGGTCAGACCCTGGACGTCGACCAGGTGAAGCAGGCCGTCGCCGCACGCCTGCCCGACCACATGGTCCCCGCCGCCGTCGTCACCGTCGGCGAACTGCCCCTCATGCCGAACGGGAAGCTGGACCGCAAGGCGCTGCCCGCACCCGACTACAGCGGTACGACGACGCCGACCCGCGCCCCGCGCGACGCACGCGAGGAAATCCTGGCCGGACTCTTCACCGAAGTCCTCGGCCTCGACCGGATCGGCGTCGACGACAACTTCTTCGACCTCGGCGGACACTCCCTCCTCGCCATGCGCCTCACCGGCCGCGTCCGCGCGGTGATGGGTGTGGACCTGGTCGTCCGTGACCTCTTCGCGGCGCCGACCGTCGCCGCCCTCGCCCGTACGGTGGCAGCGACGACGAACCCCGCCGACCGCCCGGCGCTGGTGCCCGCCGCGCGCCCCGACCGCATGCCGTTGTCGTTCGCGCAGCGCAGGCTGTGGTTCCTGTACCGCCTTGAGGGGCCCAGCGCGACGTACAACGTGCCGGTCGTGCTGCGGCTCTCCGGTGCCCTGGACGCCAAGGCTTTGCTCGCCGCGCTGGGCGACGTGGTCGGGCGGCACGAGGCGCTGCGCACCGTCTTCCCGGACGTCGACGGGCAGCCGTACCAGGACATCCGCCCGGCCACCGACGCGCGGCCCGAGGTGAGCGTCTCGTCGGTCACCGAGGCCGAGCTGGCCGAAGCCGTGGACCGCGCCGTCCGCCACCCCTTCGACCTCGCCGCCGAACTTCCGTTCCGTGGCGCCCTGTTCAGCATGGAGGACGCCGCCGACGAGCACGTGCTCGTCCTGGTCATCCACCACATCGCCGGCGACGGCTGGTCCATGGGGCCCCTCGCCCGCGACCTGGGGACCGCCTACGCCGCCCGCTGCGCGGGCGAAAGCCCGGTGTGGGAGCCGCTGCCGGTCCAGTACGCCGACTACACCCTGTGGCAGCACGAGCTCCTCGGCGACGAGAGCGACCCGGACAGCCTCCTCGCCCGCCAGCTCGACCACTGGAAGGACGCGCTGGCCGGGCTGCCCGACCGCATCGACCTCCCCACCGACCTGCCCGAGCGGGCGGCGGACGACCGGCGGGGCGAGGTGGCGGAGCTGTCCCTGCCGGCCGAGCTGCACGAGGACCTCGTGCGGGTCGCGAAGGGGCAGCGCAGCACCGTGTTCATGGTGCTGCAGTCCGCTCTCGCCGTGCTCCTGCACCGGCTCGGCGCCGGGACGGACATCCCGATCGGCACGCCGACGGCGGGCCGTGCCCAGCAGGAGCTGGACACCCTCATCGGCAACTTCGTCAACACCCTCGTGCTGCGCACCGACCTGTCCGGCGACCCCACCTTCACCGAACTCCTCGACCGCGTCCGCGAAGCCGACCTCAACGCCTACGCCCACCAGGACGTGCCCTTCGAAAGCCTGGTGGAGGCCCTCAACCCGACCCGGACCACGGACCACCAGCCGCTGTACCAGGTGATGCTCACGCTGCAGAACCACGAGGCGCAGCAGCTCGACATCCCCGGCCTGAGCCTCACGGCATCCTCCTGGAACACGCGGGCCGCGCGCCGGGACCTGACGCTGACATTGCGGGAGCGGTTCGGCCCGGACGGCGCGCCGCTGGGGATCGACGGCGCCCTGCAGTTCGACGCGGGACGGTTCTCCCGTGAGCGCGTCGAAGCCGTCGGCCGCTGGTTCGTCCAGGCCCTCGCGAGCCTCCTCGACGACCCCGAGCAGCACGTGGGGTCGGTGGACCTGCTGTCGGCCGCCGAGCGGCACGAGATGCTGCGGACGTGGAACGACACCGCCGTGCCCGCCCCGCCCGGCACGCTCGTCGAGCTGTTCCGGGCACAGGTCGCGGCCACACCGGACGCGGTCGCCCTCGTGGGCGACGGCACGCAGCTCACGTACGGCGAACTCGACGCCCGCGCCAACCGGTTGGCGCGGCTCCTCACCGAGCACGGCGTCGGGCCCGAGCACATCGTCGCCCTCGCCCTGCCCCGGTCGCCGGGGACGGTCGCCGCGCTCCTCGGGGTGCTCAAGGCGGGCGCCGCGTATCTGCCCGTCGACACGACGTACCCGGCGGACCGCATCCGCCACATGGTCCGGGACGCCCGCCCCACCCTCGTCCTGGCCGCCACGAGCACCACCGGCCTCTGGAGCGACGACACCCCGGTCGTCCTCCTCGACGACCCGGCGCTACAGAGCCGGACCGCGGCGCTCGACCCGAGCGATCCGGGCACCGCGCCGGATCCCTCCCACCCCGCCTACGTCATCTACACCTCCGGCTCCACCGGCACCCCCAAGGGCGTCGTCGTGCCGCACGCGGCCGTGACCGACTACCTGCGGGACACGAGCCGGCGCTACACGGGCGCCAAGGGCGTGGCGCTGCTGCACACGTCCCTCTCCTTCGACCTGTCGATCACCGCGCTCCTCACCCCGCTCGTCTCGGGCGGCCGCGTGGTCCTCACCGAGCTGCGGGACGGCCTCGCGGACGACGCGGAGGTACGTTCGCTCGGCTGCGACTTCCTCAAGGCCACGCCCAGTCACCTGGCGCTCCTCGAAGGCCTCCCCGACGAGGTCTCGCCGCGCGAGGAGCTGCTGCTCGGCGGTGAGGCGCTGCTCGGCGAGGCGCTGCGCACGTGGCGCCAGGGGCACCCGGACGTGACCGTCATGAACGTGTACGGGCCGACCGAGGCCTCGGTGAACTGCACGGAGTTCAGGATCGAGCCCGGCGACGAGCTGCCGGACGGGCCGGTGCCGATCGGCCGTCCGATGGCCAACACCCAGGTGTACGTGCTGGACGCGGGCCTGCGTCCGGTGCCGCCCGGCGTGCCCGGTGAGCTGTACGTGGCGGGCGCGGGGCTCGCCCGGGGCTATCTGCGGCGGCCCGGTCTGACCGCGGGGCGCTTCGTCGCCGACCCGTACGGGCCCGCGGGATCGCGGATGTACCGCACCGGCGACCTGGCGCGGTGGAACGGTGACGGCACCCTCGTCTTCGTGGGCCGCGCGGACGACCAGGTCAAGCTCCGCGGTTACCGCATCGAACTCGGGGAGGTCGAGGCCGAGTTGACGCGCTGCGAGCATGTCGCGCGGGCGGCCGCGGTGGTGCGCGAGGAGCAGGAGGGCGACCGGCGCCTGGTCGGCTACGTCGTCCCGGACGCCGAAGGGAACGTCGACCCCGCCGAGGTGCGGGAGCGGCTCGCGGCGCGGCTGCCGGAGTACATGGTGCCGACCGCCGTCGTCGTCCTCGACGCGCTGCCCCTGACCGCGCACGGGAAGCTGGACCGCAGAGCGCTGCCCGAACCCGACTACACCGCAGGCACCGGCACCGACACCGGCACCGGAGCCGAGGGGCGGCAGGAGAGGCCGCCGCGCAGCCCGCACGAGGAGATCCTCACCGCCCTGTTCGCCGAGGTGCTCGGCATCGATCCCGAGCGGGTCGGCGTCGACGACAGCTTCTTCGACCTGGGCGGGCACTCGCTGCTGGCCGCGCGCGTGATCGGCCGCATCCGGCGTGCCATGGGCGCGCAGCTCGGCATCAAGGCGTTCTTCGACTCCCCGACGGTGGCCGGTCTGACCCGGCAGCTCGGCGGCAGCCCGGAGGCGCGGCCTCCGATCGTGCCGGTGGCGCGTCCCGAGCGGATGCCGCTGTCGTTCGCGCAGCGCCGGTTGTGGTTCCTGTACCGGTTCGAGGGGCCCAGCGCGACGTACAACGGCGCCGCGGTGCTCCGGATCTCCGGTGCGATGGACGCGGCGGCGCTGCGGGCGGCGCTCGGCGATGTGGTGGCGCGGCACGAGGCGCTGCGCACCGTGTTCCCGGAGACGGACGGCGAGCCGTATCAGGACGTACGCCCTGTCGACGAGGCGCGGCCGGTGCTCGACGTCGCGTCGGTGCCCGAGACGGAGCTGTCCGGTGCGGTGGACCGCGCGGTGCGGCACGCGTTCGACCTCGCGACGGAACTGCCCTTCCGCGCGGCGCTGTTCACCGTCGACGACGCGGCAGACGAGCACGTGCTCGTCCTCGTCATCCACCACATCGCCGGGGACGGCTGGTCGGTGGGGCCGCTCTCCCGCGACCTGAGCGCGGCCTACGCCGCTCGTCGTTCCGGCCGTGCCCCGGCATGGACACCGCTGCCGGTGCAGTACGCGGACTACACCCTGTGGCAGCGCGATCTCCTCGGCGCCGAGAGCGACCCGGAGAGCCTGCTCGCCGCGCAGGTCGGCCACTGGCGTGACGCGCTGGCCGGGCTGCCGGAGCGCATCGCCCTGCCGACGGACCGCCCGTATCCGGAGCAGGCCGGGTTCGAGGGCGGTGTCGTGCCGGTACGGATCGACGCCGGACTGCACCAGGCCCTGGTCGAGCTGGCGCGGTCGCGGCAGACGACCGTGTTCATGGTGCTGCAGGCCGCGCTGGCCGTGCTCCTGCACCGGCTCGGCGCGGGCACGGACATCCCCATCGGGACGCCGGTCGCGGGGCGTGGCGAGGAGGAGCTGGACGACCTGGTCGGCTTCTTCGTGAATACGTTGGTGCTGCGCACCGACCTGTCCGGCGACCCCACCTTCACCGAACTCCTCGACCGCGTCCGCGAGACCGACCTCAATGCCTACGCCCACCAGGACGTGCCCTTCGAGGGCCTGGTGGAGGCGCTGAACCCCACCCGGTCACTTGCCCACCACCCGCTCTTCCAGGTCATGCTCGGCCTCAACGGCAACCCGCGGGGCGAGCTGACCTTCGCCGGGGCGAAGGCGACTCCGCAGGAGGCGCGCATCCGGGCCGCGCGGATGGACCTGACGGTGCACCTGGCCGAGCGCCAGGGCGGGGGTGACGCGCCGGACGGGATCACCGGATCGGTGGCGTACCGCACCGACCTGTTCGAGCAGGCCACGGTGACCGCGCTGGTCGAACGGCTGCTGCGGGTGCTGCGGGCCGTCGCGGACGACCCGGAGCAGCGTGTCGGCTCCGTCGACGTGCTGTCCGAGGGCGAGCGGCACCGGGTCCTCGAGGAGTGGAACGACACGGTCACCTCCGTGCCCGCGGCCACCGTGCCCGAGCTGTTCCAGGCGCAGGCCGCCGCCACACCGGACGCCGTCGCCCTGATCAGCGACGGCATCGACAACGCTGACGGCACCCGTCTCACGTACGGCGAACTCAACGCCCGCGCCAACGCGTTGGCGCAGCTCCTGACCGGGCGCGGCGTCGGCCCCGAGCACATCGTCGCCGTCGCCCTGCCCCGATCGCCGGAGCTGGTCGTCGCGCTGCTCGCCGTCCTCAAGGCGGGCGCCGCGTATCTGCCCCTCGACACGTCCTACCCGGCGGAACGCCTCCGTCACATGGTCGAGGACGCCCGCCCCACCCTTGTCCTGACCGACACCGGCACCACCGGCCCGTGGGCCGAGGGCATCCCGGCCGTCCTGCTCGACGACCCGGCCCTCCGGAGCCGTACGGCGGCATCGGATCCGGGCGACCCGGCCATCGCGCCCGATCCCGCCCACCCCGCCTACGTCATCTACACCTCCGGCTCCACCGGCACCCCGAAGGGCGTCGCCGTGCCGCACTCCGGTGTGGTGAACCGGCTGGCGTGGATGCAGTCGGAGTACGGGCTCGGGGCAGGCGACCGGGTGCTGCAGAAGACCCCCGCCGGGTTCGACGTGTCCGTGTGGGAGTTCTTCTGGCCGCTGTTCCAGGGCGCGTCCATGGTCCTGGCGAAGCCCGGCGGGCACAACGACGCCGCGTACCTGGCCGGACTCGTGGCGAGGGAGGGTGTCACCACGCTGCACTTCGTGCCGTCCATGCTCGACGCGTTCCTCAACGAGCCGACCGCCGGGCGCTGCGTGTCCCTGCACCGCGTGTTCAGCAGCGGCGAGGCGCTGCACGCCCACACGGTGTCGCGCTGCCGCGCCGTACTGCCCGCCGCGCGGCTCCACAATCTGTACGGGCCGACGGAGGCGACGGTCGACGTCACGTACCACCCGTGTGCCGCCGACGGTGACTCCGAGGTCGCGCCGCCGATCGGGCGCCCGATCGCGAACACGCGGGTGTACGTCCTGGACGCCGCGCTGCGCCCGGTCGCGCCGGGTGTCGCGGGCGAGCTGTACCTCGCGGGGGCGGGACTCGCGCGGGGCTACCTGAACCGGCCCGGACTCACGGCGGAGCGGTTCGTCGCCGATCCCTACGGGTCGGCCGGGACACGCATGTACCGCACCGGTGACCTGGTGGCCTGGAACAACGACGGCACGCTGCGCTACCTCGGACGCACCGACGACCAGGTGAAGCTGCGCGGCTTCCGCATCGAACTCGGCGAGGTCGCCGCCGTGTTGACCGGCTGTCCCTCGGTCGCAGCCGCGGCCGTCGTGATCCGGGAGGACCGGCCGGGCGACCACCGTCTGGTGGGCTACGTCGTGGCGGAGGACGGGACACCGCTCGACCGGCCCGGCATCCAGGACCGGCTGCGCCGCGCCCTCCCCGAGCACATGGTGCCCGGCGCCCTCGTCCCCCTCGACGCCCTGCCGTTGACGCCCAACGGGAAGCTGGACCGCAAGGCGCTCCCGGCGCCCGACCACACCAGCGTCACCGCCACCGCCCCCTCCCGGCCCCCGCGCGACAGCCGGGAAGAGGCGCTCGTCGCGCTGTTCTCCGAGGTCCTGGGGTTGGAGAAGCCGGTCGGCGTCGACGACAACTTCTTCGACCTCGGCGGGCACTCCCTGCTCGCCACGCGCCTCATCGGCCGCATCCGCACCGTCCTCGGCGCGGAGGTCGACCTGCGGACGGTCTTCACCAGACCGACGCCGGCGGAGCTGGCCGGGAGCCTCGGCGCTCCGGGCGCGCCCGCGGCGAGGCCGAGGCCCAAGCTGCGGCCGCGGCCGCGCGGGACGACGTGA